A single region of the Epinephelus moara isolate mb chromosome 16, YSFRI_EMoa_1.0, whole genome shotgun sequence genome encodes:
- the LOC126403135 gene encoding cytochrome c oxidase subunit 4 isoform 2, mitochondrial: MFHLTAGRLGSIMARRATVALTTNSARMASASHGHEVAPSVDMSQPMYVDRLDTPLPDKPFKDVLTSADQSLKKKEMGPWGQLSKEEKIALYRIAFCRTYPEMKQGSDEWKTVVGGIFLFLGFTGLVIWWQRVYVYPERPRTFDEEWQAKQLQRMLDMRVNPIEGFSAKWDYEKGQWK, from the exons ATGTTCCACCTGACTGCAGGGCGCCTGGGCAGCATCATGGCCCGGCGCGCGACGGTGGCCCTGACAACCAACAGCGCGAGGATGGCGAGCGCGAGCCACGGTCACG AGGTGGCACCGTCCGTAGACATGTCTCAGCCAATGTATGTTGACCGTCTGGACACCCCCCTGCCTGACAAACCCTTCAAAGATGTCCTGACTTCTGCTGACCAGAGCCTGAAGAAGAAAGAGATGGGACCCTGGGGACAGCTGTCCAAAGAGGAGAAGATTGCCT TGTATCGCATCGCATTCTGTCGGACCTACCCAGAGATGAAGCAGGGATCAGACGAGTGGAAGACCGTCGTGGGGGGTATCTTCCTCTTTCTAGGCTTCACTGGTCTGGTCATCTGGTGGCAAAGAGTCTATG TCTACCCTGAACGTCCCAGGACCTTTGATGAAGAGTGGCAGGCCAAACAGTTGCAGAGGATGTTGGACATGAGGGTCAACCCCATCGAGGGCTTCTCAGCCAAGTGGGACTACGAGAAGGGCCAGTGGAAGTAA